The DNA sequence GTATGTCTTCCACCCTCTTCTTTTTTAAGTACGTAGATTTCTGCAGTGAACTTCGTTCTTGGTTTGATTGTACCAGTTTTAGCTAGAACTTGTCCTCTTTCGATATCATCTCTAGTTACACCTCTAAGAAGTGCTCCTATGTTATCTCCAGCTTGCGCTTGATCTAGTAACTTTCTGAACATCTCTACTCCAGTTACTACTACTTTTCTTGCTTCTTCTGTAAGTCCAACGATTTCTACCTCGTCTTGAACTTTTAGAATTCCTCTTTCTACTCTTCCTGTTGCAACTGTTCCTCTACCAGTGATTGAGAATACGTCCTCTACTGGCATTAGGAATGGCTTGTCGATATCTCTTTCTGGCTCTGGAATGTAGCTATCGATTTGCTCGAATAACTCAACGATTTTGTCTCCCCACTCAGATGCTGGATCTTCTAATGCTTTTAGTGCTGATCCTCTGATGATTGGAGTGTCATCTCCTGGGAATTCGTACTCGTTTAGTAGGTCTCTTACTTCCATTTCTACTAGCTCAAGTAGCTCTTCGTCATCTACCATGTCACATTTGTTTAGGAATACTACGATGTATGGTACCCCTACCTGTCTTGATAGTAGGATATGCTCTCTTGTTTGTGGCATTGGTCCATCTGCTGCTGAACATACTAGGATAGCTCCGTCCATCTGTGCTGCTCCTGTGATCATGTTCTTAACGTAGTCAGCATGGCCTGGGCAGTCAACGTGTGCATAGTGTCTATTTGGAGTCTCATACTCAACGTGTGCTGTTGAGATTGTGATTCCTCTTTCTCTTTCCTCTGGTGCCTTATCTATG is a window from the Acetoanaerobium noterae genome containing:
- the tuf gene encoding elongation factor Tu — protein: MAKAKFERTKPHVNIGTIGHVDHGKTTLTAAITKTLHARYGFGAAVDFENIDKAPEERERGITISTAHVEYETPNRHYAHVDCPGHADYVKNMITGAAQMDGAILVCSAADGPMPQTREHILLSRQVGVPYIVVFLNKCDMVDDEELLELVEMEVRDLLNEYEFPGDDTPIIRGSALKALEDPASEWGDKIVELFEQIDSYIPEPERDIDKPFLMPVEDVFSITGRGTVATGRVERGILKVQDEVEIVGLTEEARKVVVTGVEMFRKLLDQAQAGDNIGALLRGVTRDDIERGQVLAKTGTIKPRTKFTAEIYVLKKEEGGRHTPFFKGYRPQFYFRTTDVTGDIQLPDGVEMVMPGDNITITVDLITPIAMEEGLRFAIREGGRTVGAGVVATIVE